The genomic window TTCGCCGTTCCTCGTGGCACTCCCCCGGAGCGCGAGCCCATCGACGTCGCCGCGGTCGCCGAGAGCATCGCGGCCTCGGAGGAGCGCACCGTGATCACGCCCGAGATGTCGGACGGGTGGGTGGTGAACAACGCGGGCATCGAAGGCAACGGCTCGGTGCGCGCCTTCACCGTCGTCTACGCCCCGGCAGGAGAAGACCAGCGGGGCTTCCTGCGTGTGGCTCAGGGCTTCGACGCCGACGAGGCGTGGGCGGCACGGGTGCTCTCGGGCTCCGCCCCGCAGGACACCGTGACCATCGACGGCATCACGTGGGAGCGCTACGACCTCGACGCCGATCGCACCGGCAACATCACGGTCGCTCTGGCCACCGACGCCGGCACCGACACCGTGCTGATCTAC from Microbacterium sp. ProA8 includes these protein-coding regions:
- a CDS encoding DUF4245 family protein gives rise to the protein MTRGPRIVAELGRPETPEETADRKAESSRVYRSSQNVRNLVAALLATLAVVVVIMFAVPRGTPPEREPIDVAAVAESIAASEERTVITPEMSDGWVVNNAGIEGNGSVRAFTVVYAPAGEDQRGFLRVAQGFDADEAWAARVLSGSAPQDTVTIDGITWERYDLDADRTGNITVALATDAGTDTVLIYGAAAEKALEETARSVTDQITALREEAE